The bacterium genomic sequence CTCCCGCCATCACCTCCTCGGGTTGTTCGGTAGGCGTTCCATGGCGATCGACGCCCCACCCGAGGGGGATCCGGTCTCCGCGTCCCTGCGCCCGCTGGATCTTGCCGCGTGCGACGACGCTCGTCGCGATGTCCAGGACGACGGGCCGGTGACGGCCCGCGGGGATTGCATAGGCGATCGGGTTGTTGCCGACCACCGGAGCGGCACCGCCGACAGGGGGCATCAGCGGAAGCGTGTTGGTGATGGCGACGCCGATCATCTGCTCGGCTGCCGCGCGCATCACATAGTAGGCCGCGGCTCCGAAATGCGTCGAGTGCGCCACGCCGACCGCCCCGACGCCGCTCTCCCGGGCTTTCCGGATGGCGAGATCCATCGCCTGCACACCGGCCACCTGTCCGAGGCTGTTGTGGGCGTCCATCTGCGCAAACGCGGGGCCCTCGCCCGCGACCACGACGTGGGCCTTGGCCCGGACCAACCCGGCTTGGATGCGCTGCACGTAGTTGGGCAGCCGCATCGCCCCATGGGAATGCACGCCTCGGAGATCGGCCTCGACCAGGGTATCGGCGACCGTCCTGGCTTCCGCCGGGGGAACCCCCACTCGCTCGAGCACGTTTGTGATGAATGGCGTAAGGCGGGACGCGGCGACAGACATGAACATGCTGGTTCTCCCGTAGCGGTCACCGGTCCTTTGCCTTGCCGTCCTCTCCGGGAACGGGGTATACTGAAGTTGACAGCGAAGGAGTGTGACGCGATCATCGCTGCATTTATCGTCGCCGGGTGCATGCCGTGACCCACCCGCCTGCGGGACCATCCCGAACCGGAAACCGCGGCCGGCCTCCAGCCAAAATCGGCCGGCGCGTCCATGATCTCTGGCCGTACGCGGCTGTGGCGCTCGTCGCGGGCCTCGCACTGGTGCTGGCTGTGGTCGGCGTGCTGGTCGGCACTGCGCTTGCGATCAATGGCCATCTGCCGTCCGTGGACGCGCTCTACAGTCCTCCGAGCGAGGCCACCCGCGTGTACGCAGCCGACGGCCAGCTCATCGCGAGCCTGTACCAGGAGAACCGCGCCAGCGTCCCGCTCGACAGGATCCCGCAGGTCCTCCGCCGCGCCGTGATCGACACTGAGGATGCCGCCTTCTATCGCCACCACGGGATCTCGCTTCGAGGTGTCCTTCGCGCATCGTTCCGGAACGTCCGCGAACGTGGTCTCGCCGAGGGCGGCAGCACCATCACCCAGCAGCTCGCCCGCAACCTGTTTCTCACAAACGAGAAGGCGCTCAGCCGCAAGATCGCCGAGATGCTCCTCGCGGTCCAAATCGAGCGCCGGCTGACCAAGGATGAGATTCTGGAGCGCTATCTCAACCAGGTGTACTTTGGGCAAGGCGCCTACGGGGTCGAAGCCGCCGCAGAAGTATATTTTGGGAAGCCGGCCAAGGACCTCACGTTACCAGAGAGCGCCCTGCTCGCCGGGCTGATCCGGGCTCCGTCCTATTACTCTCCCTACGACCATCTCGACCGGGCCAAGATCCGCCGCGCCGAAGTCCTCCAGCGGATGGTGGACCTTGGGGACGTCACCCCGAGGCAGATGCAGCTGGCTCAGTCCGCGCCGATTCACCTGATTGAGAAGGGGAACATGGGGTTCGTCGGCATTCGGGCGCCGTACTTCGTCAGCTACATCCTTCCCCAGTTGCTCCAACGGTACGGGGAGGAAGTGCTGTACAAAGGCGGCCTCCGTATTTACACCACGCTGGACCTGGCGATGCAGGCGGAGGCGGACGCGGCGGTGCGGCAGGGGCTCGACGAGGGCACGCAGCAGCACCTCAATGCGCGCCAGGGCGCGATGGTGGTCCTGGATCCCAACACGGGGTACATTCGCGCGATGATCGGTGGGTACGATTTCCGAGCCAGCCAGTTCAACCGGGCGTGGCAGGCGCACCGTCAGCCGGGCTCGGCGTTCAAGCCCTTTACCTACACGACGGCGATTTTGCGCGGATTTCCGCTCACGACCATGCTCGACGACGAGCCGATCTCGTTTCCCCTGCCGGGCGGCAAGGTCTGGGAGCCCAAGAACTTCGACCAAAAGTGGCACGGTTCGATCACGATGCGCTATGCGCTCGAGAACTCGATCAACGTCGCGACGATCCGGCTCGAAGAAAAGATTGGCCCCAAGGCGATCATCGCGACGGCACAACGGATGGGCATCCAGAGTCACCTGGAGCCGGTGCTCTCGCTGACGCTGGGCTCCTCCGATGTCACTCTGCTCGAGATGGCCTCCGCCTACGGCGTGTTTGCGAGCGGCGGCGTGCGGGCCACCCCCCTGGCCGTCCTCAAAGTCACCGATTCCAAAGGGAAGGTGCTCGAGGAGAATGTCCCGCAGCGCACCGTCGTCCTCAGCCCCGAAGTCGCCTACGTGATGACCGATCTGCTCAAGGGCGTGGTCAAGCGCGGAACCGGCGTCGCGGCCGCCATTGGAATTCCCCAGGCGGGGAAGACGGGAACCGCAGACGACTACCGCAACGCCTGGTTCATTGGCTTCACGCCTACGCTGGTCACGGGGGTGTGGGTCGGAAACGACGATGATTCGCCGATGAATCGAGTGGTGGGCGGTAGTCTGCCGTCCCGCATCTGGGCGACGTTCATGAAGCAGGCGACGGCACACCGGGACAACAAGGACTGGCCGCGTCCTGCCAATGTTGTGGAGGTCAGCCTCTGCGGTTCGACCGGGACTCCCGCGGGCACCGATTGTGCGGACGCCAGGACCGAACTCTTCATCAAGGGGACGGAGCCCGAGAGCG encodes the following:
- a CDS encoding Ldh family oxidoreductase codes for the protein MFMSVAASRLTPFITNVLERVGVPPAEARTVADTLVEADLRGVHSHGAMRLPNYVQRIQAGLVRAKAHVVVAGEGPAFAQMDAHNSLGQVAGVQAMDLAIRKARESGVGAVGVAHSTHFGAAAYYVMRAAAEQMIGVAITNTLPLMPPVGGAAPVVGNNPIAYAIPAGRHRPVVLDIATSVVARGKIQRAQGRGDRIPLGWGVDRHGTPTEQPEEVMAGGMLLPVGSHKGFGLAMIFDLLCGPLTGAGWSAGIAGLALPEHNRPQDVGHLFMAMDVGRFRSFPAFLSDVDRYIDTVRSTPRAPGVERLYVPGEIEFEMADARRQEGIPLDPHVIKGLDGLASEFALDPVG
- a CDS encoding penicillin-binding protein 1A, whose product is MTHPPAGPSRTGNRGRPPAKIGRRVHDLWPYAAVALVAGLALVLAVVGVLVGTALAINGHLPSVDALYSPPSEATRVYAADGQLIASLYQENRASVPLDRIPQVLRRAVIDTEDAAFYRHHGISLRGVLRASFRNVRERGLAEGGSTITQQLARNLFLTNEKALSRKIAEMLLAVQIERRLTKDEILERYLNQVYFGQGAYGVEAAAEVYFGKPAKDLTLPESALLAGLIRAPSYYSPYDHLDRAKIRRAEVLQRMVDLGDVTPRQMQLAQSAPIHLIEKGNMGFVGIRAPYFVSYILPQLLQRYGEEVLYKGGLRIYTTLDLAMQAEADAAVRQGLDEGTQQHLNARQGAMVVLDPNTGYIRAMIGGYDFRASQFNRAWQAHRQPGSAFKPFTYTTAILRGFPLTTMLDDEPISFPLPGGKVWEPKNFDQKWHGSITMRYALENSINVATIRLEEKIGPKAIIATAQRMGIQSHLEPVLSLTLGSSDVTLLEMASAYGVFASGGVRATPLAVLKVTDSKGKVLEENVPQRTVVLSPEVAYVMTDLLKGVVKRGTGVAAAIGIPQAGKTGTADDYRNAWFIGFTPTLVTGVWVGNDDDSPMNRVVGGSLPSRIWATFMKQATAHRDNKDWPRPANVVEVSLCGSTGTPAGTDCADARTELFIKGTEPESGDGTHAPASPAPAAPRPAPAAPVSAPAPQAPPAQSVPPSAPPTLPLAVTAPRDRTQVTAPFTIKGTTRPGATVHISVQMTGGFLNLQVADVYAPVDPQGNFTFLFDPTIKPAGATFTITVNAIDDQETASATLSVQEQ